Part of the Gemmatimonadota bacterium genome, GGCTACTCGACCGCGGCGCTGGAGACGCTCGTGCTCTGGGAGGCGCAGTTCGGGGACTTCGTGAACGGGGCCCAGGTGATCATCGACCAGTTTCTGGTCGCGGGCCGCGCCAAGTGGGCCCAGGAGGCGCGCCTCGTGCTGCTCCTGCCGCACGGCTACGAGGGCCAGGGGCCGGAGCACTCCAGCGCGCGCATCGAGCGTTTCCTCCAACTCGCCGCCGAAGACAACATCCGCGTGGCGAACTGCACCACGCCGGCCCAGTACTTCCACCTGCTGAGGCTGCAGGCGCTGGAAACCCGCCGGCGGCCCCTGGTGGTGTTCACGCCCAAGAGTCTGCTGCGACATCCGAAGGCGGTGTCCACGCTTCCCGACTTCACGGCAACGGGCTTTCAGCCGATACTCGGTGACCCCTCGGCGGTGAGCCGAGCCGACCGGATCAGCCGCCTCATCCTGTGTTCCGGCAAGGTGTACTACGACCTGCTGGCGTACGACGGGGAGGAGGCGAATCGAACGGCCCTGGCCCGACTGGAGTTGCTCTATCCGTTCCCGAAGGCCGCCGCCGAAGCGTTGCTCGCGACCTACCCGGCCCTGGAGGAAGTGGTCTGGGCGCAGGAAGAGCCGCGCAACATGGGGGGCTGGCATTACGTGGAGCCGCGTATCCGCAAGCGCCTGCGCGACGGTCAGCTTGTGCGCTACGCGGGCCGGCCCGGGCGGGCCAGCCCGGCCGAGGGCTCCGCGCTCGCGCATCGTGAGCAGCAGGCCGCCATCGTGCGCGACGCGTTCGGCGTCGGGGTGGGGGCGGCGAGCTAGTGTACGCTAGCGGTCCAGGCGGTAACCCACCTTACGGACCGTGATGATGTGGCGCGGGCTGGAGGGTTCGTCCTCCAGTTTTCCGCGCAGGTTGCCTATGTGGGTGTCCACGGTACGGGTGGGGACCGCCACCTTGTAGCCCCACACCTCCGTCAGCAGCGTTTCGCGGTCCACGACGGCGCCGTCTCGGCGCAGCAAGCACACCAGCAGCTCGTACTCGAGCGGCGACAGGTCCACGGGCTGCCCGGCCTTCTCGACGACGTGCCGGGAGGGGTCCACTACGACATCGCCGAACCCAACCGCCGCGACCAGATCGTTGGCGGCGATGGACGCCGCGGCGCCCGTGCTCTCGGGCTGAGAGCGCCTCAGGATGGCCTCCACGCGGGCGATCAGCTCCAGGATACCGACCGGCTTCACCACGTAGTCGTCGGCGCCCAGTCGAAACCCCTGGACCTTCTCGGCTTCCTGGCCCCGCGCGCTCAGGATCAGGACCGGGGTCCGGTGCCCCGCCGCGCGCAGCTCGCCCAGGACCTCGAAGCCGCTCCGGCCGGGTAGCGTCAGGTCCAGCACGATGAGGTCGGGCGGGCGCGCCTGGACGGCGGCGATGGCGCCCGCTCCATCGCCTATCACGTCGGCCAGAAAACCGGCGGCCTCCAGGCTGCGGGCCAGTCCGAGGGCGAGGCTTTCATTGTCCTCGACGATCAGGACCCGCGTACTCACGGAGCGCCGACGGTGCTGCGGGCGGTGGCATCTTCAGCGTCCGGCGGACCGGCGGCGGCCGCCGAGCCTGCCGACGGAT contains:
- a CDS encoding response regulator transcription factor, whose translation is MSTRVLIVEDNESLALGLARSLEAAGFLADVIGDGAGAIAAVQARPPDLIVLDLTLPGRSGFEVLGELRAAGHRTPVLILSARGQEAEKVQGFRLGADDYVVKPVGILELIARVEAILRRSQPESTGAAASIAANDLVAAVGFGDVVVDPSRHVVEKAGQPVDLSPLEYELLVCLLRRDGAVVDRETLLTEVWGYKVAVPTRTVDTHIGNLRGKLEDEPSSPRHIITVRKVGYRLDR